The following coding sequences are from one Geodermatophilus normandii window:
- a CDS encoding DUF6318 family protein codes for MIADGGGRRMGRAARTAAALVVATAALAGCSEAEPASETLPSTSAQAAPTTEALPPLGPADFPMPPEARQKTPAGAVEFTRYYMALGNHIATGPLDPEPLLELSNGCNTCQMVVDSYAADRTAGYMYGPSTYTFAESGPAMIEGDTAAVGFIYAESALTVYRPNGEVVQERSAAATGTLQSGAQLTWDAERVTWLVQILTVG; via the coding sequence GTGATCGCCGACGGGGGTGGACGACGCATGGGCAGGGCTGCACGGACGGCGGCGGCGCTGGTGGTGGCGACGGCGGCGCTGGCCGGGTGCTCCGAGGCCGAGCCCGCCAGCGAGACCCTGCCGAGCACGAGCGCACAGGCCGCTCCCACCACCGAGGCCCTGCCACCCCTCGGCCCCGCCGACTTCCCCATGCCCCCCGAGGCCCGTCAGAAGACCCCCGCTGGCGCGGTCGAGTTCACGCGTTACTACATGGCTCTCGGCAACCACATCGCCACTGGTCCGCTCGACCCCGAACCTCTGCTCGAACTGAGTAACGGCTGCAATACCTGCCAGATGGTCGTCGATAGCTACGCCGCCGACCGCACCGCCGGCTATATGTATGGGCCCAGCACATACACGTTCGCCGAGTCGGGCCCCGCCATGATCGAGGGGGATACCGCCGCCGTCGGCTTTATATACGCCGAGAGTGCGCTGACTGTTTATCGACCCAACGGGGAGGTTGTGCAGGAGCGCTCAGCCGCCGCTACAGGGACGCTTCAATCTGGGGCCCAACTGACGTGGGATGCGGAACGTGTCACTTGGCTCGTTCAGATTCTGACCGTCGGCTGA
- a CDS encoding CGNR zinc finger domain-containing protein: MDYDTYGSNAVELAISLANADRVADPDWATAFLSAHDEWFTPETALDLSPAETRRAAATADLVRAVAVAGSQDDVIARLNELLALAQPHPYATDHDGELHLHYARPDAPALEQLTTTVAMGLSQVVAQHGWQRLGVCSADACDDVYVDTSRNASRRYCSNTCASRSTVAAYRARRKA, translated from the coding sequence ATGGACTACGACACCTACGGGTCGAACGCCGTGGAGTTGGCCATCAGCCTGGCCAACGCCGACCGGGTGGCGGATCCGGACTGGGCCACGGCCTTCCTGAGCGCCCACGACGAGTGGTTCACGCCCGAGACGGCGCTGGACCTCTCCCCCGCCGAGACCCGCCGTGCCGCCGCGACCGCCGACCTCGTCCGCGCCGTCGCCGTCGCCGGGTCGCAGGACGACGTCATCGCCCGGCTCAACGAGCTGCTCGCCCTCGCCCAGCCGCACCCCTACGCCACCGACCACGACGGCGAGCTGCACCTGCACTACGCCCGCCCCGACGCCCCCGCCCTCGAGCAGCTGACGACGACGGTGGCGATGGGGCTGTCACAGGTGGTGGCCCAGCACGGGTGGCAGCGGCTCGGCGTCTGCTCGGCCGACGCCTGCGACGACGTCTACGTGGACACCTCGCGCAACGCCAGCCGCCGTTACTGCTCGAACACCTGCGCCAGCCGTTCGACGGTCGCCGCGTACCGCGCCCGCCGCAAGGCCTGA
- a CDS encoding bifunctional phosphatase PAP2/diacylglycerol kinase family protein has product MTPLRLRHWDARLHAAVGALPASPADRWLRWLSRAADHGKLWFAIALVLAVRRGPLRRGALRGVGSLAVASSVVNAILKRVFGRVRPDLANLTTERQLRRAPHTLSFPSGHSSSAAAFATGVAMESPLAGAALGPLALAVGYSRVHVGVHYPGDVVSGLAIGAGVALAGRRWWPVRPTEPARVRPAQTAPALPDGEGLVVAVNPRSGPEDYDPAEEIRRLLPAAEVLTTSAGQNITDVLEDAVRSRRPAALGVAGGDGSVAAAAAVALEAGLPLAVVPAGTLNHFARDLGVETIEEAAEAVTAGQAVCVDVADVNGVPFLNTASIGVYPELVRRRDALEGRLGRWTATAVAAAQVLRRGTPVSIVLDGRPAQVWILFVGNCSYTPRGLAPAWRPRLEDGLLDVQYLRADVPFSRTRAVLGALLGISDRSSGYASFQTAQLRVHLWSGPQRVAYDGETGESSSTFVFGKRSPLAVYCSRTS; this is encoded by the coding sequence GTGACCCCGTTGCGGCTGCGCCACTGGGACGCGCGGCTGCACGCCGCCGTCGGCGCCCTGCCCGCGAGCCCGGCCGACCGCTGGCTGAGGTGGCTGTCGCGGGCGGCCGACCACGGGAAGCTCTGGTTCGCGATCGCGCTGGTCCTGGCGGTGCGGCGCGGGCCGCTCCGGCGGGGCGCGCTGCGCGGCGTCGGCTCGCTCGCGGTGGCCAGCTCCGTGGTCAACGCGATCCTCAAGCGGGTGTTCGGCCGGGTGCGGCCCGACCTCGCCAACCTGACCACCGAGCGGCAGCTGCGCCGGGCGCCGCACACGCTCTCCTTCCCGAGCGGCCACTCGTCGTCGGCGGCCGCCTTCGCCACCGGCGTCGCGATGGAGAGCCCGCTGGCCGGGGCCGCGCTCGGGCCCCTGGCGCTGGCCGTCGGGTACTCGCGGGTGCACGTGGGCGTGCACTACCCCGGCGACGTCGTCTCGGGGCTCGCGATCGGGGCCGGGGTGGCGCTGGCCGGACGGCGCTGGTGGCCGGTGCGGCCGACCGAGCCGGCGCGGGTGCGCCCCGCGCAGACGGCTCCGGCCCTGCCCGACGGCGAGGGCCTGGTGGTGGCGGTGAACCCGCGGTCGGGCCCGGAGGACTACGACCCCGCGGAGGAGATCCGGCGGCTGCTGCCGGCCGCCGAGGTGCTCACCACGTCGGCCGGGCAGAACATCACCGACGTGCTCGAGGACGCGGTGCGCTCGCGACGGCCGGCGGCGCTCGGGGTGGCCGGCGGCGACGGCAGCGTGGCGGCCGCCGCGGCGGTGGCGCTGGAGGCCGGCCTGCCGCTGGCCGTCGTCCCGGCGGGGACGCTGAACCACTTCGCCCGCGACCTCGGCGTCGAGACGATCGAGGAGGCGGCCGAGGCGGTGACGGCCGGGCAGGCGGTGTGCGTGGACGTCGCCGACGTCAACGGGGTCCCGTTCCTCAACACCGCGAGCATCGGCGTCTACCCGGAGCTGGTGCGCCGCCGGGACGCCCTCGAGGGCCGGCTGGGCCGGTGGACGGCGACGGCCGTGGCGGCGGCGCAGGTGCTGCGCCGCGGGACGCCGGTGTCGATCGTGCTCGACGGCCGGCCGGCGCAGGTGTGGATCCTGTTCGTCGGCAACTGCAGCTACACCCCGCGCGGGCTGGCGCCGGCCTGGCGGCCGCGGCTGGAGGACGGCCTGCTCGACGTGCAGTACCTGCGCGCCGACGTGCCGTTCAGCCGCACCCGCGCGGTGCTCGGCGCGCTGCTCGGGATCAGCGACCGCAGCTCGGGCTACGCGTCGTTCCAGACGGCGCAACTGCGGGTGCACCTGTGGTCGGGGCCGCAGCGGGTGGCCTACGACGGCGAGACGGGTGAGTCGTCCTCGACGTTCGTGTTCGGCAAGCGCTCCCCGCTGGCGGTGTACTGCAGCCGCACGTCCTGA
- a CDS encoding MFS transporter: MLLLAGFAGRLPSAMVPLALLLMVQQQTGSYAVAGLASATYGLAMAAMAPVLGRLADRRTPRPVLLVQAAAYPLLLALLVAVVLGGAPTAVVVAASAAAGAATPLVSGTVRALWSRVDPAVRGTAFALDATATELVFVAGPTLVATLAVVAGPAWALGVAGCWRSPARWGSRPRPRCAAGCPCRPPSAPARSPPCSPPACRGCC; encoded by the coding sequence GTGCTGCTGCTCGCCGGCTTCGCCGGTCGGCTGCCCTCGGCGATGGTCCCGCTGGCGCTGCTGCTCATGGTGCAGCAGCAGACCGGTTCCTACGCCGTGGCCGGCCTCGCGTCGGCCACCTACGGCCTGGCGATGGCCGCGATGGCGCCCGTCCTCGGCCGGCTCGCCGACCGCCGGACCCCGCGTCCGGTGCTGCTGGTCCAGGCCGCCGCCTATCCGCTGCTGCTGGCGCTGCTGGTGGCCGTCGTCCTCGGGGGCGCGCCGACGGCGGTCGTCGTCGCCGCGTCGGCCGCGGCCGGTGCCGCCACCCCGCTGGTGTCCGGGACGGTCCGCGCGCTGTGGTCGCGCGTCGACCCGGCCGTCCGCGGCACCGCCTTCGCCCTCGACGCCACCGCCACCGAGCTGGTCTTCGTGGCCGGCCCGACGCTGGTGGCCACGCTCGCCGTCGTCGCCGGCCCGGCGTGGGCGCTGGGCGTCGCGGGGTGCTGGCGGTCGCCGGCGCGCTGGGGCTCGCGGCCTCGACCGCGATGCGCAGCTGGGTGCCCGTGCCGTCCGCCGAGCGCACCAGCCCGTTCGCCACCGTGCTCGCCCCCGGCATGCCGCGGGTGCTGCTGA